From a single Nicotiana tomentosiformis chromosome 2, ASM39032v3, whole genome shotgun sequence genomic region:
- the LOC138905298 gene encoding uncharacterized protein, with amino-acid sequence MKGTLTWYSLLPENSINSFAELADSFIKAHWGAQNIDKRIEDIFKVKQGDTELLREFVDRFQRERMMLPQVPDNWVVMAFASNLNEKSSEATRRLKKSLREFPATTWNDVYNRYNTKLRIEEDTVTQSRVDERTSLRRSESEKRSGKNRYEPYMGPAGRDLWSKQENIRSDPRSRHKDAGSSSRFRKG; translated from the coding sequence ATGAAAGGGacattaacatggtattctcttttacctgaaaaCTCTATTAATTCTTTTGCTGAACTTGCAGATTCATTCATAAAAGCACATTGGGGAGCTCAGAATATTGATAAAAGGATAGAAGACATCTTTAAGGTAAAACAAGGAGATACAGAGTTACTCAGGGAATTTGTGGATAGATTTCAACGTGAAAGGATGATGCTACCACAAGTACCAGATAATTGGGTAGTTATGGCGTTCGCAAGCAATTTAAATGAAAAAAGTTCAGAAGCCACGAGAAGACTTAAGAAAAGTTTGCGAGAATTTCCTGCTACAACATGGAATGATGTGTACAACAGGTATAACACAAAGCTGCGGATAGAAGAAGACACGGTTACACAGTCAAGGGTCGATGAAAGAACAAGTTTGAGACGTTCAGAATCTGAAAAAAGGTCCGGAAAAAATAGGTACGAACCTTACATGGGACCTGCGGGACGAGATTTGTGGTCTAAACAGGAAAACATACGGTCTGATCCTAGATCAAGGCACAAAGATGCGGGTTCATCATCCAGGTTCAGAAAAGGATGA
- the LOC104087319 gene encoding uncharacterized protein produces MRSNPSKRNSDFWCEFHNDHGHKTADCRLLQGEVEHLLKQGYLTDVFSDKGKQSYMKNRQEPPKPPSPKRTVNVISGGEEVNGVTYIAAKKMSKVTVNHGKRVCHILDEDSITFDDVDADGLLIPHNDALVISLLVHDTNVKRVLIDPGSSVNIILLRVVNEMQVHDKVVPKARSLSGFDNSSVIMKGEIVLTTFAEGVIKDTKFQVIDTDMAYNIILERLWIHDMDVVPSTLHQVIMFPSQWGIRQIRGDQQAS; encoded by the coding sequence atgagatcaaacccgaGCAAAAGAAATTCAGATTTCTGGTGTGAGTTTCACAACGATCATGGCCATAAAACAGCAGATTGTAGATTATTACAAGGTGAAGTTGAGCATTTATTAAAGCAGGGTTATTTAACTGACGTGTTCAGTGATAAAGGAAAGCAATCCTATATGAAGAATAGACAAGAGCCTCCAAAACCTCCATCTCCAAAGAGAACAGTCAATGTGATAAGCGGGGGAGAAGAGGTCAATGGTGTGACATATATAGCTGCAAAAAAGATGTCGAAAGTCACGGTTAATCATGGAAAGCGAGTTTGCCATATTTTGGATGAAGACAGTATAACGTTTGATGATGTAGATGCGGATGGCTTGTTAattcctcacaatgatgcactggtaatatctttacttgtacatgatactaatgtaaaacgagttttgattgatccaggtagctccgtAAATATTATTCTTCTAAGGGTGGTGAATGAAATGCAAGTTCATGACAAGGTGGTACCAAAAGCACGATCTTTGTCTGGATTTGATAATTCAAGTGTTATCATGAAAGGGGAAATAGTGCTTACTACATTTGCAGAAGGAGTTATCAAGGATACGAAATTCCAGGTGATAGACACTGACATGGCTTATAATATAATTCTTGAAAGGCTgtggattcatgatatggatgtTGTACCGTCTACCTTACATCAAGTTATTATGTTTCCTTCACAATGGGGGATTCGACAAATCCGTGGAGATCAGCAGGCTTCTTAA
- the LOC117274422 gene encoding uncharacterized protein, producing the protein MGIEVNPVHIKAIEEIPDILTSKKRCRVLKKQNQFEWTDECQQALKNLKSYLSNPPLLAKPKDGERLLIYLAVSETAVNAVLVREDRALIPVDIGEPSTMYTQATEESNEEEMRMNLDLLEERREATLIRMAAQKQMIERYYNRKANLQYFKIEDFVLKNVFQSTKSANVGKLIPNWEGPYRIRGIAGKGAYELETMDGKILPSNWNDVLLKKYYF; encoded by the exons ATGGGCATTGAAGTGAATCCTGTACATATCAAAGCCATTGAGGAGATACCTGACATACTCACGAGCAAAAAGAGGTGTAGAG tattgaaaaAGCAAAACCAATTTGAGTGGACTGACGAATGCCAACAAGCTCTCAAAAATCTAAAATCATATTTGTCAAATCCACCCCTACTAGCTAAACCGAAGGATGGAGAAAGGCTACTCATTTATCTTGCCGTATCAGAAACGGCGGTAAATGCGGTATTGGTGAGAGAAGATAGAG CCTTAATTCCAGTTGATATAGGTGAACCAAGTACAATGTATACACAAGCAACCGAGGAATCAAATGAGGAAGAGATGCGAATGAATTTGGATTTACTAGAAGAAAGGAGAGAAGCAACACTAATAAGAATGGCGGCTCAGAAACAAATGATTGAGCGATACTACAACAGGAAAGCTAATCTGCAATACTTCAAGATTGAGGACTTCGTCCTCAAAAATGTGTTTCAATCAACAAAATCAGCTAATGTAGGAAAATTGATTCCAAATTGGGAAGGCCCCTATAGAATTCGAGGCATCGCTGGAAAGGGAGCATATGAATTGGAAACCATGGATGGCAAGATACTACCATCAAATTGGAATGATGTTCTTCTGAAGAAGTATTACTTTTAG
- the LOC104087317 gene encoding glycosyltransferase family 92 protein RCOM_0530710-like, whose product MKHRKKRTVLAAIQIPRRFLFWCTLLLVCFAGFTFSSVRLLFRGFHPWRLAAKTAISGVLPEFSIIETVEFPDETLVFLKYPPLTPLFTKHGIDCLYLTPNNSSQSPHSVENDEFFSQQIIRCPLIKPRGMLTSLSVKPTGHTFPIGPTRRWHSLAYEAMIDHDNTTIVFVKGFNLRGGKQSDPSKFKCVYGWDIKKPKLLLQSDVISIAQEIVRCETPLSILNSPQRFIGSNMNQPIKISVRMVGKEPLESIASPKRRLQLNLPGEKQHQMCVCTMLRNQASFLQEWIMYHSKIGVQRWFIYDNNSLDDIEDVVKVLSVDQKINVTRHVWPWIKTQEAGFAHCALRARDVCEWVGFMDVDEFFHLPTRLSLLDILRNQSQNSNSNVAELRVSCHNFGPSSLKHVPTQGVTMGYNCRMIAPERHKSIVKPEALNSTLINVVHHFHLKSGFKYANMDRNVMVINHYKYQVWDVFKEKFYRRVATYVSDWQQDRNIESKDRAPGLGTRAVEPLDWSSRFCEVIDTGLRDRVAEMFTDPNTGNLPWQKSLT is encoded by the exons ATGAAACATCGTAAAAAACGTACGGTTTTGGCAGCCATCCAAATTCCTAGGAGATTTTTGTTCTGGTGTACTCTTCTTCTTGTCTGCTTCGCTGGATTCACTTTCTCTTCTGTTCGTCTTCTTTTTCGAG GGTTCCATCCATGGCGGCTGGCGGCGAAGACAGCGATCTCCGGTGTTTTACCGGAATTCTCAATTATAGAAACCGTCGAATTCCCAGATGAGACGCTTGTTTTCCTAAAATACCCTCCTTTAACTCCCTTATTTACCAAACATGGCATCGACTGTCTCTACCTTACTCCTAATAATTCTTCTCAATCTCCACACTCAGTTGAAAATGATGAATTTTTTAGCCAACAAATAATCCGCTGTCCTCTGATTAAGCCACGTGGCATGCTGACGTCACTTTCCGTCAAGCCTACTGGTCACACTTTCCCGATTGGGCCCACACGCCGGTGGCATTCTTTGGCCTATGAGGCCATGATTGATCACGATAACACAACTATCGTTTTTGTCAAAGGCTTTAATCTTCGGGGCGGAAAACAATCCGACCCGTCAAAATTCAAGTGTGTTTATGGTTGGGATATTAAGAAGCCCAAGTTATTGTTACAATCAGATGTCATATCCATTGCTCAAGAAATTGTTAGATGTGAAACCCCATTGAGCATTTTGAATAGTCCACAGAGGTTTATTGGTAGTAACATGAATCAGCCCATTAAGATTTCTGTTAGAATGGTTGGTAAAGAGCCTTTAGAGTCCATAGCGAGTCCTAAACGTCGTCTTCAACTTAACTTGCCAGGTGAAAAACAGCATCAAATGTGTGTGTGCACAATGTTAAGGAACCAGGCAAGTTTTTTGCAAGAATGGATCATGTACCATAGCAAAATCGGAGTACAACGTTGGTTCATTTATGACAATAACAGTTTGGATGACATTGAAGATGTCGTTAAGGTATTATCAGTGGATCAGAAAATAAACGTGACACGACATGTTTGGCCTTGGATCAAGACTCAGGAAGCTGGTTTTGCTCATTGTGCGTTACGAGCAAGGGATGTTTGTGAGTGGGTTGGTTTTATGGACGTGGACGAGTTCTTCCACTTGCCTACTCGTCTGTCATTACTTGACATATTGAGAAATCAATCCCAGAATTCTAACAGTAATGTTGCTGAGTTGCGGGTCTCGTGCCATAATTTTGGACCGTCGAGTCTCAAACATGTCCCGACACAAGGGGTGACAATGGGTTACAATTGCAGGATGATTGCACCAGAGAGACACAAGAGTATAGTGAAACCAGAAGCATTAAATTCAACACTAATCAATGTAGTTCACCATTTTCATTTGAAGTCTGGGTTTAAGTATGCCAATATGGATAGAAATGTGATGGTGATTAACCATTACAAGTACCAAGTTTGGGATGTGTTCAAGGAGAAATTCTACAGGAGGGTAGCTACTTATGTGTCTGATTGGCAACAAGACAGAAATATTGAGTCCAAAGATCGTGCCCCGGGTTTAGGGACACGAGCTGTTGAACCACTGGATTGGTCTAGTCGATTCTGTGAAGTTATTGACACTGGCCTAAGAGATCGAGTAGCAGAGATGTTCACAGACCCAAACACAGGCAATTTACCCTGGCAAAAGTCACTGACATGA
- the LOC104087316 gene encoding putative E3 ubiquitin-protein ligase RING1a: MVNEDSIKSPLNTKSDPTKQPEEPKNGERVDSMFSPNFRSVAAMAGWDEEALLIASLVVEDTPDRLPKQKKRSDLLHFKTPPTNSRRKRRVQKRSPESIPVTVLDLDEEDDTAKQESEKKEAESKSIENLDKKRAEASEEPRCSASSSDKNIESKSIQKAEKKGGAGLEEQGCSVSASSSSAFPCIDRLREELSCAICLEICFEPSTTPCGHSFCKKCLRSAADKCGKKCPKCRQLISNGRSCTVNTVLWNTIQLLFPKEIEARKAAGALNSREARRKSPVRSATANSNISSSRISRVFALNSPESGPSSQERRNSRSMRRQSVRASVIPNRNQEINSRRELPSQDEDAALALRMQREEFMESFRTRSSADEQYRSSLALARANLRAMASRAINIRVRGGRGT, from the exons ATGGTGAACGAAGATTCAATCAAGAGTCCCCTCAACACTAAAAGCGACCCTACGAAACAACCTGAAGAACCCAAAAATGGAGAAAGAGTTGATTCTATGTTTAGCCCAAATTTTAGATCAGTGGCTGCTATGGCTGGTTGGGACGAAGAAGCTCTTCTCATTGCCAGTCTTGTCGTTGAAGACACTCCCGATCGCCTTCCTAAACAAAAGAAACGTTCCGATTTGCTGCATTTCAAGACTCCCCCAACAAATTCCAGAAG GAAAAGAAGGGTTCAGAAGAGGAGCCCTGAGTCCATACCTGTGACTGTTCTTGATCTGGATGAAGAGGATGACACTGCAAAACAAG AAAGCGAGAAAAAGGAGGCAGAATCAAAATCCATTGAGAATTTAGATAAGAAACGAGCTGAGGCATCAGAAGAACCAAGATGTTCTGCTTCATCTTCTGATAAGAATATAGAATCAAAATCTATTCAGAAAGCAGAGAAGAAAGGAGGTGCAGGATTGGAAGAACAGGGATGTTCTGTTTCAGCCTCTTCTTCATCGGCATTTCCATGCATTGATCGACTTCGTGAAGAGCTTTCTTGCGCT ATTTGTTTGGAGATATGTTTTGAACCTAGTACCACTCCTTGTGGTCACAG TTTTTGCAAGAAGTGTCTGAGATCTGCTGCTGATAAATGTGGAAAGAAATGTCCCAAGTGCAGGCAGCTTATAAG CAATGGAAGATCTTGCACTGTAAACACAGTACTTTGGAATACAATTCAGCTTCTTTTTCCTAAAGAAATAGAAGCAAGAAAAGCTGCTGGAGCTTTGAACAGTAGAGAAGCTCGACGCAAAAGTCCAGTAAGATCTGCTACAGCTAATTCTAACATCTCTAGCAGCAGAATATCACGAGTGTTCGCGCTTAACAGTCCAGAATCTGGTCCTAGTAGTCAAGAAAGAAGGAATTCTCGCTCCATGAGAAGACAAAGTGTCCGAGCTTCTGTAATACCAAACAGAAATCAAGAGATTAACTCGAGGAGGGAGTTACCAAGCCAAGACGAGGATGCTGCACTGGCATTGAGAATGCAGAGAGAGGAGTTCATGGAATCCTTTAGGACAAGGAGTTCTGCTGATGAGCAGTACAGGAGCTCGCTCGCTTTAGCCAGAGCAAATTTGAGGGCCATGGCATCAAGAGCCATTAACATTCGTGTTAGAGGAGGCCGTGGAACataa